In the genome of Nakaseomyces glabratus chromosome K, complete sequence, the window TTGGTCCAAGCCAAAGCGCTATCACTAACAACTCGGACGAAAACTCGCTACTTATGGCAAGTAAGAACGACGAAAATCCAATAACAAGTTCTGAGATATTTGGTATGATAGACCCTCTTCCGGCGGTAGAGAAATCTGGTGCACGACAGAGCAGTAGCCACAGTCACGATATAACCACGAATCACAACTGGTCCTACGATTGGAATAAGCTGCCTGCTCTTGGTACATCTATATTGAAAAAGGGCCCCAACTACAACCAGGTTTTAGTACATAAAGAcggaaagaaaaaggaacTCCATTATGATCCTTCATACAATCAACATTTACCGGAAATGCACATATTTTTGAACTTTAACTCTGACACATCACAAGGTGATGCCTTAACATATGCCCGAGAAAGGTTGACAGAATACGTTAGATTTGTTTCAGATTATTTGAAAGTACGAAAATATGCCTTTGAGTGTTACCCATTTAATATTCAGCTAGCATCAACCATTGAAACTGAGCTCAGAGAGTACGTGTCCTACAATGCCACACATATTTATAACGAGATGGGGATGGTTATCCAAATGTGGTACTATCAAGCTCAAAAGCTACTTCTTCAGTCAAACTCACTACTATTTTCCACTGAGGTAGTACAACACTTATTAAAGACTAAGACATCTTCCAGAAAACATCAGCAACAAATCAATAACCAGCTAGCAAAGGATGAAAGTTCTTCAGTACTCTCAGCTAAACCAGACTCTTTTGCCCACCACAGAACGGGCAGTAAAAAAACACATCACAAACTGTGCAcagatattgatattttagtAATACGACCTCAGTTAATTGTTCAAATTGGATGGCAACTGGCTTGCGATGAACCTAGTTTGAACATTGGTGATTTTCCTTTGGACCTTTCACCCTGGTTACACGACGAGGAAGACAGAAAGATTATTAGTCAAACTGCATCTTCCGTGCCGAAAGAAAGTTGTTACAAACTGGTATCCGATGAAAGCGAATTGGAAGTATTAAACGATGAGAACGCGCACAGTGTGCTGGTTGACTGCATGGATAGAAGCTATACCTTAttacaagaacaagataAATTCGAGGTTGATACCAACGATAAAGATTCAGGACTGTTTAACGTAGAAGGTGAAAAGCAACACGATGAATTACCCAAACTTAAGAAATCAACGACCAAAACTAACAAAAAGTCCGGATTTGTTAACTTTTTCAAACGGAAGCATACACACGAAGACTCAACCGATAACCTCACTAGCCCCACAATAGCCACGAACAAGCCTGATCATGCAAAAGCTAAGCTCAAGGATTTATCCTTAGGGGAACCAATGGTAAACTTACCAAGCAATTTAGCATCACCATCCTTATCGATTGCTCCTAAGTCAAATAAGGACAACGTTAATAGTCTTCTAAACTCAACCACTTGGTTAGTTGATTACTACTCTAATTTAATGAATAATTATAAGAAAGTCACGCTTCCGACACAATTCATAATCCCAGATGAAATCCAAGAATCTGTCAATACAACTAATTCAAGCGAGAGACCAAAATCTCTACAAAGAAAGCCAAGTAATGCACTCCTATATGGTAAGGAGTACCTTCAACTTCGTCTACCCTTCAAGGATAACTCTTTGCCTGCTATTTATTGCCCATGGGTATGGAGTGAATTACCACACAGTAAATGGAAAGCTTTATTGCGAGAGATGTACAGGACTGTCACACCGGGCGGCTATGTTATGGCTGTCGCTGCTGATATTAGTATGTCGAACACATTCTCTGTCAATGATCCTGAGTTAAATGAATCAACATTCAAGACTACTATTGAGAGGGACAAAACGTATGATGCAGTATCTCTCGAAGCCATTAATAGAGGTTTACATATTCACACTACAAAGCACCTATTTAAGGCATTTAAGGAGTCTGGATTTATCAACATTAAATCATCTATCCTATCTCTAAAAACGGGTGACTTAGATACTCAAATGGGCTTCCTCAATGAATTTTTGGCAATTGTACATTGGGATCACATGATGAGAAAAGTCTTTCCAGATGCAAGTAATCCACCGAAAGATACTGATCCTACAACATTACCAATGagatattttgaagaaCATTTAGGTAAAGTAGATGATAACGCAGGATGTTATAGAATGCTTTTCCTTGTTGCCCGGAAGCCAAAGAAATAACACATGAAAAATGACTGGACTTAAAATTAACTAATTATTTACCTATTTTCATATCGTTACGTTATCAATATGATATACTATGCATACTTTTACAGTTTCCATAGTAAAGTCTTTTGTATAGTACTAATGCATTTTTGTATCATTCACAAGAATACTGCAAATATAGGGCAATGAAGTTTCTATTGAGCTTGCAACAATTTTGACTgctcttttctctttgcaATTGTTGAGGTCCTTCCCAATTCCTTATCCAACACTCGTCCAAGAGCTTCATCTTCAGCATAAACGTCTGCTATAAGTTCATCAGCTTGGCCTCTAGAATAATACTTGGCCTCTACATGGGTTGCCAGTGAGTATTCTGTTTGCTGCAAAGAATCAACCGTTTTCTCATTTACTAAAACATAGGAGATTCCTGAGTCTGGGCATTCATAATTGACATTCAACAGTAGTCTTTCCATAATACCTCTCAGTCCTCTTGCACCTGTCCTTTCCTTTAACGCAAAATCAGCGACTTTCTTAAGAGCTTTATCAGTCATGCATAAACGGACACCAAATTGCTTGAAGATATAAGTATATTGATCAAAAAGGGCATTTTTTGGCTCCTTTAGAATATGGAAAAGGTCATTGGACTGAAGTGGTTCAAGTGCTGTTATTATTGGTACACGCCCGACTAATTCAGGAATCATACCATAGGACACAAGGTCAGTTGGTGTAGCGAGATTCAATGCTGACGTTTGTTTGCCGTTTTCCAAATTAATTGTTTCAATACTGTTGCTATAAGCTGAACTTTTGCTCATATCCTCTTCTTCCCCatctttttcttccttaTTCTGTAACTTCCTTATTCTCTTTGCTACTATTTTATCCAAATTAACAAATGCACCCATTAtcataaataaaatatttgaagtatTAATAACAAATGTTTCATCCTTTTTTGCAGTAGTTTGATTATTGTTCTTATCAGTTCCAACCTTAACGGGCTTCTTAACCGTAATTTCTACATTGTGGCCTTCTataattttcaataaagATTGCTGAACACCTTCACCTGATACATCTTTTGTACCAAATGAACTGGAAGATTTGGCAAGTTTGTCAATTTCATCCAGTACAATTATACCCTTTTCAGCCTTTGCAACATCATAGTTAGCATTTACGAGCAATCTCTCAATGCATACTTCTACATCTTCACCAATGTAACCGGCCTGAGTCAATTGTGTACAATCAGAAATAGCGATAGGGACATCCAAAACGCGGGCCAATGTCTGGGCAAGCAATGTTTTACCAGAACCTGATGGACCAATAACTAATACATTACTTTTACTTAATTCCAAATCTTGGTCCTCTTGATCTAATTTCATGTCAATTTGCATTTTCAAGTTTCTCATACCCGCTTCCTTTTCAGAAGGTTTATATGGTTTTTGAATCACATCACTTATCGGTGAAGTATCATCTTTTCCAGAGGAGTTGTCATCCGGATCATTACCATCCTTTGTGCTTTCAGCAGCTCTAATGTTGTTACTTTCTTCTATTATTTCTCTCTGCCGTTGGAGCTCTGCTTTCTTCTGCTTATCGTTTATACGTAAATAGTGGTTGTAAACTACAACACTAAGGACTTTCTTACCTATCTCCTGTCCAATAACATACTCATCCAAATAGGCCTTCAACTTTCTAGGAGGGGGAATAGATTCATTGGTATTCTGTTGCACAAGAAGTCTTGAGGCGTTATCACTGCTACTCATAAAACGACAAATGATAGCATTTACTGCAATACGGTTAACCAAACTCGCAGCTCTACTGCACCCATAGCTATTTAGTGCCAGCATTGACTCTACTGCGcattcaagaaatacaCTATTATATAGCAAAAACTAACAATAATAGCTTCACCGCCTACATATATAGGAATATTCTCTATTAGTCATCACATTGACTATTCTGTAggagctcatcgcaatgcaattttttgtcaaatttgGCTCGAGATGGCCTAATGCAATGTTTTTCACTTTTGAACAATATAGCGATTGCATAGAAAGGCACGCACAAATTACACTTACGTCATGTAAACAGATCAAAAAAGCTCTTCACAGTTTGTATATACTATTAATCAGAATAAGTAGTAATGATAATCCCTTAAATGAAACACCTGTGGTTCAAGTATACAATATAATTTAGCCGCTTCTATACTTACACTATTATATCGAAACCGATTGATGGAAGAATTCCAACAGATTCCGGACTTTTATGGATGCTATTTACTGCAGTCTATTAGTAAAAGGCAATCGTTTTACATAGGCTCGACCCCGAATCCAGTTAGGAGATTGAGACAACATAATGGTTCATTAAGTCGTGGAGGTGCTTATCGAACAAAAAGAGATGGCACTCGGCCTTGGGAAATGGTAGCTATCGTTTATGGCTTTCCTAGTCGTATCGCTGCCCTACAATTTGAGCATGCTTGGCAACATGGGTACCAAACTCGATACATTAAAAGCCAGGACCGGGTAGttaaaacaagaaaaggtGGAAGGTCTATACACCATAAGCTTGCCATGATAACTTCTCTTCTGAAAAATGAATACTTTCGCTATATGGATTTAACATTACACTTTTTTAATCAAAAAGTCGAAGAAATATGGAAGAACGATAAGTTCAATGTATCACAAACACAAGAATCAATAGACAATAACTACACAGTATCTCTATCACAAGATGCTTTAACAGAGATTAATAACGATACTATAGATGACATAATGGACGTTAATGAGAAAAATATGGAGCTTGTACAGAACCTATACTCTACAACACTGGCCGAAAAGACAAAAACTCTTTTACtatacaaagaaaaaattgatacaGGTATCAATACATGCCAGTTTTGtaataaaattataaagCATAACTTATCAGGAAACATCTCTGAAAACTTATTTGCATTTTGTAGAGATACTAGTTGCACATTCGTCAGTCACCTTGCCTGTGCATATCGATATTTCATGAGCAACACTGAACTGCCTAAAGAGGACACGATAATTCCGCAATCGCCAAAGTGTCCAAAGTGCTATACTTTATTAAAATGGTGCGATGTTATTTACTATTcgataaaattaaataaagaCAATACTACAGCAgatgacaaaaaaaagacaatttgatttttgaCTGGTATGATATCCTTACCAAATGTGCATAAACTAATTATAATGATCATACTAATTCATAATAGCTGTTCAATTCAGAAGACAAAATCCCATGGTTTGCTCATATCATAACGAATCTTCATGACTATATGATTGCTTTCGACATTAGTATTCAGATTATCATCACTAGAGAATTTCGATATCAGTtgttttttgaaagaactTTCAAGTCCCGAGGTGACGATCTTAATGGCCGTTACATTAGTGTTAATAGCAGTGGCTGAAAGATTTCCTTCTGAATGAGGCCTATTGAATAAACCATCTGATGTGAATTTAAGGGTAGTATTTAAGAATTCATTGTTAGAATAAGCGAACGTTTTACCATCATCAACATATAAATTACCAATTGCAAtaccattttcatcagGTATGATAACAATGGTGTAAGGATCATTGGACATTAATTCAGAGGATCTCCtatacttttctttctggAACAAAATATGACCACCCTCCAAAAATATTGGAATAGTATCGAGAGGTGCAGATACTTGTTTATTAGTTATAGCAGATACATCATCATTAACTAACGCGAATGTCTCATAATCATAATATAACTTTGGTGGGAAAGTCACAGTTGTTTCTTTGACACCCTTCTGCACTATTGGCTTCACCATTATACCAGAATTGCCTACGAAGAACTGATCATCGATAGCAAGCAACTCTTCATGAGCAAAgtaatcaaaaaataaaggcTTCATTATTGGTGCCCCGGTTCTACTTGATTCGTAAAAAGCAGTGTAAAATGTTGGCAATAATCTATATCTCAATCTGATAGTATCCTTCACCATATTTCTTACTGGACCGTCAAATAAATATGGTTCTCGCCTAACACTGTCTATATGAGCATGAGCCCGGAAGAATGGATACCAAAGACCAGCCTGATACCATCTAACTAAGAGCTCTGGCTCAGGATTTCCAGAAAAACCAGCAACATCGGCACCAATAAATGGAAATCCTGCAACATTATTAGAGAGACACATAGGGATGGAAATTCTCAAGTAGTCCCAGTTGGCTACATTGTCCCCTGTCCACGTAGCTGCAGTCCTTTGGGAACCTGCAAAAAAAGACCTCGTCAAAACAAAAGGGCGGGTTTCAGAATCGGTATAGAATTCCCTGGTAGCATTAAATGTAGTTTCATGAACAGTTAACCCATATACATTATGAATTgatctttcttcaaatcctCCGGCATGAATAACATCCTTTGGTGCTGTAGTTTCAGGCCCGCTAAATACAGAGGGTTCATTCATGTCATTCCAGATATGCAAATTGCTCAACCCTTTATAAAGAAAATCATTAAAAAACCCTTTCCATAGTTTTCTCCCGATTTGACCCATTGTATCTATCCAAATAGATTGGCCTGGCCAACATTCACCTAAAAACAATCTACCCTTCTTATTCTTTGTAGCCCCTTTTCCTTTAACTACCGCATCACTGACTTTATTCCCTCTAGATTTCAGATGAGGGTCGATCAAAACGACTAATTGCCTACCAAATTGAGATAATTTCTCCAATAATCTTCTAGGATTAGGGAAGGATTCATCTTTCCATGTAAAGTATTTTCTATCATCAGTATATTCCAAGTCAAGCCAGATTATATCAAAAGGTATATGCGCTTTATCCATTTCGTTCTGTACACTCAAAACATCATATTCATCATTATAATTCCAACGACATTGATGATACCCAATAGATGACTGCAGTGGTAGGAAAGGCCTACCTGTCAAGTCCGTATACTGCTCAAGAATATCAGATGGGTTCTCAGCCACAAAAACAACTACATCTATAACACCATTCTCTGAAAACCAATGTGTATTGACCTGATCTGTATTGACGGAAGAATAATGAATATCTATCCATGTATCAGCACTATTAACCCAAAACAATCCGGTGGTAACATCCTTACTGACACCAAACATAAACGGAATTGCACCATACATAGGTGAAGGAGAATCGACGAAATACTCAAAGACATCCACATTAAATAATCTGTAAGGGTCAGTTTCGCGAGTATCCTTTAATTTCAACGAATCTGCATGCTCTGGGATACCATAAACAGCTTTAGCATTCTTGAATACAAAGTCGATCCCTACAGATTCAGGACCAAATGGAATTTTATCGTCTTGACTGTATCTAAAGTTGTCCTTAAACATATTGAATGTTGACTCTTCCTCAAgtaaattttgaaagttaTCTTCAATAGATCTAAAATGCTCAAAGTTCATGAGGTTATACTCGTTAATACTCATAACTGACTTTCCTTTGCTTAGTACATTAATTTGAAAGGAATCTAAAAATAATTCAATTGCCATGTTTTCGTCATCTCTTGGTAGAATTAAATAGTATTCTTCATCTTTGCTAGTTGAACCAAATAAGAATTGATCTATTCCCTTTTTTCCAttcttgatcttcttttcaattgtaAAATGACTGTTATCCCATTGCTTGCTAGGATCGAATGCCCATTTGGCCGTCTCATTGTAACGGTATTTGTTCAATAAATTCGATTGAGGCACATTCTGTCTCAATTCGTCAATTGTAAACCGGAAATAGGACTTTGAACTAGCCCCATGACTTTTTAAGAAACTGATTTTTAGCGGTAATGTGATTTCAGTGTGTCGGTCAGGGCGTTTGATTGTTTTGATGATGTTTGCAGACAGAGTACCTGAACTATCATCAACATCGATCGATTTGGGGTCTATTGAATAATAGGAAGCCTTGGAATTTATGATGTTAGCTGCATATTCTCTGTTCCTCACGCAAAACCCGGCTTCATTACACGACTTCAGTAAATAATCTGCGAAAGCGGTCACGTACCCAAAGAGTAAACTAAAAAAGAGAACATTGAATagcttcatcttctttgcATGGATTATTCAGGAGTTTACCACACTTTGGATTCGCGATAGCTACAGGGTATTATACTATTAAGGCATGATGCAAGAGGATTTCAACGATTTCTCTTGTAACTTTTTTAACTCTCGGAGCTTTAGACAAAAGCATCAAACCCAGACAATAGTGATACACAACTTCTTTCTCATTGGACTACATACAAACCTCGACATATACTTAGACATcataaaatttatattcTCTGAATTTTTAATTCGGATTACTATTTAAATAACAGATACAGTTATGTTCTTAGCAGCATGATGGTGGCCCAAATGGATATCTTTCTAGCTTTCTTCTATCTACATTAGAATCAGAGGAGGCAAGACATATCCGTTTCATATATCTAATATACCAATAAGCCCAGAAGGTAGACTCTTG includes:
- the MCX1 gene encoding Mcx1p (CAGL0K06919g~Putative mitochondrial clpX-like chaperone) encodes the protein MLALNSYGCSRAASLVNRIAVNAIICRFMSSSDNASRLLVQQNTNESIPPPRKLKAYLDEYVIGQEIGKKVLSVVVYNHYLRINDKQKKAELQRQREIIEESNNIRAAESTKDGNDPDDNSSGKDDTSPISDVIQKPYKPSEKEAGMRNLKMQIDMKLDQEDQDLELSKSNVLVIGPSGSGKTLLAQTLARVLDVPIAISDCTQLTQAGYIGEDVEVCIERLLVNANYDVAKAEKGIIVLDEIDKLAKSSSSFGTKDVSGEGVQQSLLKIIEGHNVEITVKKPVKVGTDKNNNQTTAKKDETFVINTSNILFMIMGAFVNLDKIVAKRIRKLQNKEEKDGEEEDMSKSSAYSNSIETINLENGKQTSALNLATPTDLVSYGMIPELVGRVPIITALEPLQSNDLFHILKEPKNALFDQYTYIFKQFGVRLCMTDKALKKVADFALKERTGARGLRGIMERLLLNVNYECPDSGISYVLVNEKTVDSLQQTEYSLATHVEAKYYSRGQADELIADVYAEDEALGRVLDKELGRTSTIAKRKEQSKLLQAQ
- the ROT2 gene encoding glucan 1,3-alpha-glucosidase ROT2 (CAGL0K06963g~Ortholog(s) have glucan 1,3-alpha-glucosidase activity) codes for the protein MKLFNVLFFSLLFGYVTAFADYLLKSCNEAGFCVRNREYAANIINSKASYYSIDPKSIDVDDSSGTLSANIIKTIKRPDRHTEITLPLKISFLKSHGASSKSYFRFTIDELRQNVPQSNLLNKYRYNETAKWAFDPSKQWDNSHFTIEKKIKNGKKGIDQFLFGSTSKDEEYYLILPRDDENMAIELFLDSFQINVLSKGKSVMSINEYNLMNFEHFRSIEDNFQNLLEEESTFNMFKDNFRYSQDDKIPFGPESVGIDFVFKNAKAVYGIPEHADSLKLKDTRETDPYRLFNVDVFEYFVDSPSPMYGAIPFMFGVSKDVTTGLFWVNSADTWIDIHYSSVNTDQVNTHWFSENGVIDVVVFVAENPSDILEQYTDLTGRPFLPLQSSIGYHQCRWNYNDEYDVLSVQNEMDKAHIPFDIIWLDLEYTDDRKYFTWKDESFPNPRRLLEKLSQFGRQLVVLIDPHLKSRGNKVSDAVVKGKGATKNKKGRLFLGECWPGQSIWIDTMGQIGRKLWKGFFNDFLYKGLSNLHIWNDMNEPSVFSGPETTAPKDVIHAGGFEERSIHNVYGLTVHETTFNATREFYTDSETRPFVLTRSFFAGSQRTAATWTGDNVANWDYLRISIPMCLSNNVAGFPFIGADVAGFSGNPEPELLVRWYQAGLWYPFFRAHAHIDSVRREPYLFDGPVRNMVKDTIRLRYRLLPTFYTAFYESSRTGAPIMKPLFFDYFAHEELLAIDDQFFVGNSGIMVKPIVQKGVKETTVTFPPKLYYDYETFALVNDDVSAITNKQVSAPLDTIPIFLEGGHILFQKEKYRRSSELMSNDPYTIVIIPDENGIAIGNLYVDDGKTFAYSNNEFLNTTLKFTSDGLFNRPHSEGNLSATAINTNVTAIKIVTSGLESSFKKQLISKFSSDDNLNTNVESNHIVMKIRYDMSKPWDFVF
- the SLX1 gene encoding endonuclease (CAGL0K06941g~Ortholog(s) have 5'-flap endonuclease activity, role in DNA-dependent DNA replication, double-strand break repair via homologous recombination, recombination within rDNA repeats and Slx1-Slx4 complex, nucleolar chromatin localization), with translation MEEFQQIPDFYGCYLLQSISKRQSFYIGSTPNPVRRLRQHNGSLSRGGAYRTKRDGTRPWEMVAIVYGFPSRIAALQFEHAWQHGYQTRYIKSQDRVVKTRKGGRSIHHKLAMITSLLKNEYFRYMDLTLHFFNQKVEEIWKNDKFNVSQTQESIDNNYTVSLSQDALTEINNDTIDDIMDVNEKNMELVQNLYSTTLAEKTKTLLLYKEKIDTGINTCQFCNKIIKHNLSGNISENLFAFCRDTSCTFVSHLACAYRYFMSNTELPKEDTIIPQSPKCPKCYTLLKWCDVIYYSIKLNKDNTTADDKKKTI
- a CDS encoding uncharacterized protein (CAGL0K06897g~Ortholog of S. cerevisiae : YBR225W and Saccharomyces cerevisiae S288C : YBR225W), producing the protein MDSEQGPYNACRYEHPEELEASQENSDNRIDLKVVTGPSPTSMPSSGITTAHSNTSNDKSIQSDVPNTDKILVMDSPQPQLLPMSPSISVRSEQASANNISTSGIRPQTLIVDNKRLSSPMPSPSLGPSQSAITNNSDENSLLMASKNDENPITSSEIFGMIDPLPAVEKSGARQSSSHSHDITTNHNWSYDWNKLPALGTSILKKGPNYNQVLVHKDGKKKELHYDPSYNQHLPEMHIFLNFNSDTSQGDALTYARERLTEYVRFVSDYLKVRKYAFECYPFNIQLASTIETELREYVSYNATHIYNEMGMVIQMWYYQAQKLLLQSNSLLFSTEVVQHLLKTKTSSRKHQQQINNQLAKDESSSVLSAKPDSFAHHRTGSKKTHHKLCTDIDILVIRPQLIVQIGWQLACDEPSLNIGDFPLDLSPWLHDEEDRKIISQTASSVPKESCYKLVSDESELEVLNDENAHSVLVDCMDRSYTLLQEQDKFEVDTNDKDSGLFNVEGEKQHDELPKLKKSTTKTNKKSGFVNFFKRKHTHEDSTDNLTSPTIATNKPDHAKAKLKDLSLGEPMVNLPSNLASPSLSIAPKSNKDNVNSLLNSTTWLVDYYSNLMNNYKKVTLPTQFIIPDEIQESVNTTNSSERPKSLQRKPSNALLYGKEYLQLRLPFKDNSLPAIYCPWVWSELPHSKWKALLREMYRTVTPGGYVMAVAADISMSNTFSVNDPELNESTFKTTIERDKTYDAVSLEAINRGLHIHTTKHLFKAFKESGFINIKSSILSLKTGDLDTQMGFLNEFLAIVHWDHMMRKVFPDASNPPKDTDPTTLPMRYFEEHLGKVDDNAGCYRMLFLVARKPKK